The proteins below come from a single Vibrio diazotrophicus genomic window:
- a CDS encoding group I truncated hemoglobin: MSLFERLGGSEAITKISSDIVDLHLSNRSISNRFAKSDVNKLKKTVSDFFITGSGGPNVYKGADMLAAHKGMNISAVEFMAVLDDALEALQKNGIGQREQEEVLFILYSMRSDIILV, from the coding sequence ATGTCGTTATTTGAAAGATTAGGTGGCAGTGAGGCCATAACCAAAATATCTAGTGATATAGTGGACTTACATCTTAGTAACCGTTCTATCTCAAATCGTTTCGCTAAGTCAGATGTGAATAAACTCAAGAAAACTGTTTCGGATTTTTTTATTACTGGTAGTGGAGGGCCAAATGTCTATAAAGGTGCCGATATGCTAGCGGCTCATAAAGGGATGAACATTTCTGCCGTTGAATTCATGGCCGTTCTTGATGATGCTCTAGAAGCGCTACAGAAAAATGGTATAGGTCAGCGAGAGCAGGAAGAGGTTTTGTTTATTCTTTATAGTATGCGTTCAGATATTATCTTGGTTTGA
- the leuE gene encoding leucine efflux protein LeuE, with product MLEAFGVINIWTYLVGLTMIILAPGPNSIYVLKSSSSLGVKAGYQAASGVLIGDAVLILLSYLGVASLIQTSPVLFTIIRYLGAAYLLYLGIKIIHQLMSKKGEEGAEIARPKKKENVFAKSLTLSLTNPKAILFYVSFFIQFIDYTYEHTWASYLILATILEVFSIVYLSALIFLGTSLTQLFKNNKALANLGNGLLGMFFMGFAARLASLS from the coding sequence ATGTTAGAAGCGTTTGGCGTTATCAATATTTGGACATATTTAGTTGGTCTGACAATGATCATTCTTGCTCCGGGTCCAAACTCTATTTATGTATTGAAATCAAGCTCGTCACTGGGTGTGAAAGCTGGCTATCAAGCCGCGTCTGGTGTGTTGATCGGCGATGCTGTTTTAATTCTGCTCTCTTATCTGGGGGTCGCTTCACTCATTCAAACTTCTCCAGTTTTGTTCACTATTATTCGCTATCTTGGTGCGGCTTACCTGCTGTATTTAGGTATTAAGATCATCCATCAACTGATGAGCAAAAAAGGTGAAGAGGGGGCAGAAATAGCGCGCCCTAAGAAGAAAGAAAACGTGTTCGCTAAGTCACTCACTTTGAGTTTGACCAACCCAAAAGCGATTCTTTTTTATGTGTCGTTCTTCATCCAGTTTATTGATTACACCTATGAGCACACTTGGGCGTCTTACCTGATTTTGGCAACCATTTTAGAAGTGTTCAGCATTGTGTATTTAAGTGCTCTGATCTTTTTGGGCACATCACTTACTCAACTGTTTAAGAACAACAAAGCCTTAGCGAACCTAGGTAATGGTCTGTTAGGTATGTTCTTTATGGGATTCGCAGCTCGTTTGGCGAGTTTGAGTTAA
- a CDS encoding glycyl-radical enzyme activating protein — translation MYFNIQRFSTHDGDGIRSILFLKGCSLACPWCQNPESRSEKRSLLFDQRICLEDCDICSKACSAISKQDGVISIDRDLLTNENLAELDNICPTQALTVCGQEADAEQLFKELMKDKPFYDQSSGGVTFSGGEPLMQADLVADIAKKLKQNSVSTAIESCMHAPWKNVEKVAPFIDCWLADLKHTEEVKFNQWAKGSLKRIKENFRKLDSIAKRIVIRVPVVPEFNDTDQELKQIIDFAASLQSCKELHLLSYHTLGINKYRLLDMPYLCSDKPLSNPQLLERAQQYARKHTQLNVTVRG, via the coding sequence ATGTATTTCAACATTCAACGATTTTCAACCCATGATGGTGATGGAATCCGTTCTATCCTTTTCTTGAAGGGATGTTCGCTTGCTTGCCCTTGGTGTCAGAATCCTGAAAGTCGTAGTGAAAAACGTTCGCTGTTGTTTGATCAGAGAATCTGCCTAGAGGATTGTGACATATGCAGTAAAGCGTGCTCGGCAATCAGCAAACAAGATGGTGTTATTTCGATCGATAGAGATTTGCTTACCAATGAAAATCTCGCGGAACTAGACAATATCTGCCCGACACAAGCGCTAACCGTCTGTGGGCAAGAAGCAGATGCTGAACAACTGTTCAAAGAATTGATGAAAGACAAACCCTTCTATGACCAAAGCTCTGGAGGGGTTACGTTTTCTGGTGGCGAACCCTTGATGCAAGCGGATCTGGTTGCCGATATCGCCAAAAAACTGAAGCAAAACAGTGTCTCTACTGCGATTGAATCGTGTATGCACGCACCTTGGAAAAACGTTGAAAAAGTCGCGCCTTTTATTGATTGCTGGCTGGCTGATTTGAAACACACCGAAGAGGTCAAATTCAATCAATGGGCTAAAGGTTCACTTAAGCGCATCAAGGAAAATTTCCGCAAGTTAGATTCTATCGCCAAGCGCATCGTTATCCGTGTACCTGTTGTGCCGGAGTTCAACGATACAGATCAAGAACTCAAACAAATTATCGACTTTGCTGCTTCTCTACAAAGCTGCAAAGAACTTCACTTGTTGTCCTACCACACACTAGGGATCAACAAATACCGTTTATTGGATATGCCGTACTTGTGCTCAGACAAACCGCTGAGCAACCCCCAACTTTTAGAGAGAGCTCAACAATACGCGCGTAAACATACTCAACTCAATGTCACTGTGAGAGGCTAA
- a CDS encoding HutD/Ves family protein — translation MSNHSNLFSVVPQSDYMRMPWKNGLGETLEIAVSQENDEVLYRVSQAAVVEDGAFSDFSGLQRTLVLLKGNGMFLSHKNAQKEYQHNLEQVLSVAHFAGGDSTYATLSNGAIEDLNIMVREGKAGSDVQAIFSPASFDVSRDSHSLFTGFYANSDCELLVQSQTIQQSIAIPNQATVLLHQNSQITLQKGCGVFIVITANTIS, via the coding sequence ATGTCTAATCACTCAAACTTGTTTAGCGTAGTTCCTCAATCTGACTATATGCGCATGCCTTGGAAAAATGGCTTGGGTGAAACGTTAGAAATAGCGGTGAGCCAAGAAAACGATGAGGTTCTGTATCGTGTAAGCCAAGCTGCTGTGGTTGAAGATGGTGCGTTCTCTGATTTTTCTGGTCTGCAACGTACGCTTGTTTTGCTAAAGGGCAATGGGATGTTTCTGTCCCATAAAAATGCACAAAAAGAGTATCAACATAACCTTGAACAAGTGTTATCTGTTGCGCATTTCGCTGGTGGTGATAGTACCTATGCGACCCTATCAAACGGAGCAATTGAAGATCTCAACATTATGGTGCGAGAAGGCAAAGCAGGTTCGGATGTGCAAGCCATTTTCTCTCCTGCTTCTTTTGATGTTAGCCGTGATTCGCACTCGCTATTCACGGGCTTCTACGCTAACAGTGATTGTGAGTTGTTGGTACAGTCGCAAACGATACAACAAAGTATCGCGATACCAAATCAAGCCACGGTTCTTCTGCATCAGAATAGTCAGATTACGCTGCAAAAAGGTTGTGGCGTTTTTATTGTTATTACTGCTAATACAATTAGCTGA
- a CDS encoding EamA family transporter: protein MQGKHLLLVIGVMVIWGVNFSAIKLGVNQLDPFLIAAARFILATFPIIFFVKKPNVPIKYLMAYGLVFGTGIWGMAYCSIAFGLSSGMASVLLQLDVLTSIAVGALLYKEVITKQMWLGILAALIGLTLSIIYTNGNITLLGFVFILIAAICWPMMGVIIRHSGTKAPFAFNIWGMLFAPIPLVLLSIANNGVEGLITTYEQWNDSAWFSVLFQAYPTTLFGYWVWNKMVLSYPMSKLAPLTLLTSVFALMSGYLFFGETLSTVQWISCTLFLAGIVAVLYPSKEKPSISIGKSKYRRIPT from the coding sequence GTGCAGGGAAAACATTTATTACTCGTTATTGGAGTTATGGTCATTTGGGGCGTGAATTTTTCCGCCATCAAACTCGGTGTAAACCAACTTGATCCTTTTTTGATTGCGGCTGCTCGATTCATACTGGCGACTTTTCCCATCATCTTTTTTGTCAAAAAGCCGAACGTCCCAATTAAATACTTAATGGCCTACGGTTTAGTCTTCGGCACAGGCATTTGGGGTATGGCGTATTGCTCCATTGCTTTTGGGCTTTCATCAGGAATGGCCTCGGTTCTGCTGCAACTGGACGTGTTAACAAGTATCGCGGTAGGCGCTTTGCTTTATAAAGAAGTGATCACTAAACAAATGTGGCTTGGGATTCTCGCGGCACTGATTGGTTTAACTCTGTCGATTATCTATACCAATGGCAACATCACCTTGCTGGGTTTTGTCTTCATTCTTATTGCAGCCATTTGCTGGCCTATGATGGGAGTGATTATCCGCCATTCAGGAACTAAAGCGCCATTCGCCTTTAACATCTGGGGAATGTTGTTTGCCCCTATTCCGCTTGTTCTGCTGAGCATTGCTAATAATGGAGTGGAAGGCCTTATCACCACTTACGAGCAGTGGAATGACAGCGCATGGTTCTCGGTGCTGTTTCAAGCCTACCCGACCACCCTATTCGGATACTGGGTTTGGAACAAAATGGTACTCAGCTATCCCATGTCTAAGCTTGCACCGCTAACCCTGTTAACCAGTGTGTTTGCCTTAATGAGCGGATATCTGTTCTTTGGTGAAACGCTCTCCACCGTTCAGTGGATTTCGTGCACGTTATTTTTAGCGGGTATTGTTGCTGTGCTCTATCCGAGCAAAGAGAAGCCGAGTATCAGCATTGGGAAATCTAAATATCGGCGCATTCCTACTTAA
- a CDS encoding DNA-binding transcriptional regulator YciT, producing the protein MNARQNQIVQLVNERKRIQVTELVELIGVSGVTIRQDLNLLEQEGYLKRVHGAATTLQSDDIDNRLEVHFNIKQSLANKAADLVARNETVLIEGGSANALLARTLAERGDVTIVTPSAYIAHLIRNTSANIILLGGVYQHQGESLVGPLTKLCIENIHFSTAFLGVDGFHQDTGFTSRDMMRADIASTILAKQRRNIILTDSSKFGQIYPSTIGRFDQISILLTDDNASQSDLSFLKQQGIEVILG; encoded by the coding sequence ATGAACGCTAGACAAAATCAAATAGTACAGTTAGTTAATGAGCGTAAACGAATTCAAGTTACTGAACTTGTCGAGCTTATTGGTGTGTCTGGCGTTACCATCCGCCAAGATTTGAATCTTCTTGAGCAGGAAGGTTATCTCAAACGTGTTCATGGTGCGGCGACCACTCTGCAAAGTGATGATATTGATAACCGCTTGGAGGTTCATTTCAATATCAAACAATCTCTAGCCAACAAAGCCGCAGATTTGGTTGCGCGTAATGAAACTGTGCTGATCGAAGGTGGAAGCGCAAATGCTTTGTTAGCGAGAACCCTAGCAGAGCGTGGCGACGTTACTATCGTCACCCCGTCCGCCTATATCGCACACCTCATTCGTAATACCTCAGCCAATATCATATTGCTTGGTGGGGTATATCAGCATCAAGGTGAAAGTCTCGTTGGCCCGTTAACCAAGCTGTGTATTGAAAATATCCATTTTAGTACCGCATTTTTAGGCGTTGATGGTTTTCATCAAGATACAGGCTTCACCAGTCGGGATATGATGCGCGCAGATATCGCTTCGACAATATTGGCGAAACAGCGCCGAAATATCATACTGACCGACTCGAGCAAGTTCGGACAGATATACCCTTCGACCATTGGACGTTTTGACCAAATATCTATTCTTCTTACCGATGATAACGCTTCGCAAAGTGACCTTAGTTTTTTAAAACAACAAGGTATTGAGGTTATCCTCGGGTAA
- a CDS encoding fructose-6-phosphate aldolase produces the protein MIELYLDTADVEQTKRFNQCLPLKGITTNPSILAKSNQGLKETLQGMQQALGGTPRFHAQVVSSTAQEMLEEARQINELPYDMVVKVPATEVGLTAIKLMKKEGIQVLATAIYSAQQGFLAALCGADYLAPYVNRIDAMNGNGVEVVADLQLLLDQNQLPTKILAASFKNTQQAMEVMKLGIEAITLPVDVAAAMFAHPAVAPAVAQFDKDWKDAFGDKLSFES, from the coding sequence ATGATTGAACTGTACCTAGACACAGCCGATGTCGAACAGACAAAACGTTTTAACCAGTGCCTGCCACTGAAAGGAATTACCACCAATCCAAGTATTCTGGCCAAATCAAATCAAGGGCTAAAAGAGACACTACAAGGCATGCAACAAGCTTTAGGTGGTACACCAAGATTCCATGCTCAAGTGGTCAGTTCTACAGCCCAAGAGATGTTGGAAGAAGCGCGCCAGATTAACGAACTGCCTTACGATATGGTGGTAAAAGTTCCAGCAACGGAAGTTGGCTTAACGGCAATTAAGTTAATGAAAAAAGAAGGAATTCAAGTTCTTGCCACTGCTATTTATTCGGCTCAGCAAGGCTTTTTGGCCGCGCTATGCGGTGCTGATTACTTAGCGCCGTATGTAAACCGTATTGATGCAATGAATGGTAATGGCGTGGAAGTTGTTGCCGATCTTCAACTACTTTTAGACCAAAACCAGTTGCCAACAAAGATACTTGCTGCGAGTTTCAAAAATACTCAGCAGGCGATGGAAGTGATGAAACTTGGTATCGAAGCTATCACACTTCCTGTCGATGTTGCTGCTGCGATGTTTGCTCATCCAGCGGTTGCACCAGCAGTTGCACAGTTCGATAAAGACTGGAAGGATGCATTTGGCGACAAGCTTTCATTTGAAAGCTAA
- a CDS encoding formate C-acetyltransferase/glycerol dehydratase family glycyl radical enzyme has product MDLNYLPERIKAHKSELINIVTPPVCTERAQAYTRAYAKNEDKPVIIQRALALKEHLETRTIWIKNDELIVGNQASKLRAAPIFPEYTVRWIEAEIDDLADRPGAGFAVTEQDKEIIHSLTPYWRGKTVQDRCYGLFTDEQQDILATTIIKAEGNMTSGDAHLAVDNEKILKIGMNGLIAEVRELRSHNDISTFEGLRKEQFYKATEIVLLAIQEHLASYATLAAEMAQAESRPERKAELEAIAENCRHVAYYAPQNFWQALQLSYFVQLMLQIESNGHSVSFGRMDQFLNRFYVADLESGKLEKGFALELLQSCWLKLLEVNKIRSGAHSKASAGSPLYQNVCIGGQKLNANGEPEDAVNPLSWAILESCGQLRSTQPNLSVRYHEGLNQEFLMGCIEVIKCGFGMPAFNNDEIVIPEFIKLGVEKEDAYNYASIGCIETAVPGKWGYRCTGMSFINFARILLATLNKGEDATSGKTFLAHEKSLAEGSFANFDEVMASWAEQIRYYTRKSIEIDTVVDTVLEQQAHDIFCSSLVDSCLERGKTVKEGGAKYDWVSGLQVGIANLGNSLAAIKHMVFDDAQISQPELAKALADNFASSEQEQLRQRLINFAPKYGNDDDSVDSLLAQAYQVYIDELDNFVNTRHGRGPIGGGYYAGTSSISANVPFGASTMATPDGRKAKTPLAEGASPASGSDRLGPTAVYNSVGKIQANKILGGVLLNQKLSPAAVESESDKLKLSMLIRTFFNHHKGWHVQYNIVSRETLLAAKKNPEQYRDLVVRVAGYSAFFTALSPDAQDDIIARTEHEL; this is encoded by the coding sequence ATGGATTTAAATTACTTACCTGAGCGAATTAAAGCGCACAAATCGGAACTGATTAATATTGTTACACCGCCGGTTTGTACCGAGCGAGCCCAAGCATATACACGCGCATACGCCAAAAATGAAGATAAACCTGTGATTATTCAACGCGCTCTGGCACTTAAAGAGCACCTTGAAACTCGTACTATCTGGATTAAAAATGACGAGCTCATTGTTGGTAACCAAGCGAGCAAGTTAAGAGCTGCGCCTATATTCCCTGAGTACACCGTTCGTTGGATAGAAGCAGAGATTGACGACTTGGCCGATAGACCCGGAGCTGGTTTCGCGGTTACTGAACAAGATAAAGAAATCATTCATTCACTGACGCCATATTGGCGAGGTAAAACAGTGCAAGATCGCTGTTATGGACTGTTTACGGATGAGCAGCAAGATATCCTCGCAACAACCATCATCAAAGCTGAAGGTAACATGACTTCAGGTGATGCTCACCTTGCGGTGGATAACGAGAAAATTCTCAAAATAGGCATGAATGGACTAATTGCGGAAGTTCGCGAATTAAGATCTCACAATGACATATCGACATTCGAGGGGCTCAGAAAAGAGCAATTCTACAAAGCGACAGAAATCGTGCTTTTAGCAATACAAGAGCATCTGGCTAGCTATGCCACACTGGCGGCGGAAATGGCGCAAGCAGAATCGCGTCCAGAACGTAAAGCCGAGCTGGAAGCTATCGCTGAAAACTGTCGTCACGTGGCTTACTATGCCCCACAGAACTTCTGGCAAGCTTTGCAACTGTCTTATTTTGTTCAACTGATGCTACAAATCGAATCAAACGGACACTCGGTTTCGTTTGGCCGAATGGATCAGTTCCTTAATCGATTCTATGTTGCTGATTTGGAGAGCGGTAAGCTTGAGAAAGGCTTTGCGCTTGAATTGCTACAAAGTTGCTGGCTGAAATTGTTAGAAGTGAACAAGATACGTTCGGGCGCTCACTCTAAAGCGTCAGCGGGTTCACCTCTGTATCAAAACGTCTGCATTGGTGGGCAAAAACTCAATGCGAACGGCGAACCAGAAGATGCTGTTAATCCTCTGTCGTGGGCGATTCTGGAATCGTGTGGTCAGCTTCGTTCAACACAACCTAACTTGAGCGTTCGCTATCACGAGGGGCTAAATCAAGAATTCTTAATGGGCTGTATTGAAGTGATTAAATGCGGTTTTGGAATGCCAGCATTTAATAATGATGAAATTGTCATCCCTGAATTCATTAAGCTGGGGGTAGAGAAAGAAGATGCTTACAACTATGCCTCTATTGGTTGTATAGAGACTGCGGTACCGGGGAAGTGGGGCTACCGTTGTACGGGAATGAGCTTTATCAACTTCGCGCGAATTTTGCTTGCGACATTGAACAAGGGCGAAGATGCGACTTCAGGTAAAACCTTCTTAGCACACGAGAAATCGCTGGCGGAAGGCAGCTTTGCTAACTTCGATGAAGTGATGGCATCATGGGCAGAACAAATCCGCTACTACACTCGTAAATCTATCGAAATTGATACCGTTGTGGACACTGTGCTTGAGCAACAAGCTCACGATATTTTCTGTTCGTCGTTGGTCGATAGCTGTTTAGAGCGAGGCAAAACCGTCAAAGAGGGCGGAGCAAAATACGATTGGGTATCGGGGCTGCAAGTGGGTATTGCTAACCTAGGTAATAGCCTAGCTGCGATTAAGCACATGGTCTTTGATGACGCTCAGATTTCACAACCTGAGCTGGCTAAAGCTCTTGCTGATAATTTCGCAAGTTCTGAACAAGAACAGCTACGTCAGCGTCTTATCAACTTTGCACCTAAGTATGGTAATGACGATGATTCTGTCGACTCACTACTTGCGCAGGCTTATCAGGTCTACATTGATGAACTTGACAACTTTGTGAATACACGTCATGGACGTGGACCGATTGGTGGTGGTTACTACGCAGGTACTTCAAGTATTTCTGCCAATGTCCCGTTTGGTGCCTCTACCATGGCTACACCTGATGGTCGCAAAGCTAAAACACCACTGGCGGAAGGGGCTAGCCCTGCTTCTGGCTCAGATAGACTAGGGCCAACGGCGGTTTATAATTCTGTCGGTAAGATCCAAGCGAATAAGATTCTAGGCGGAGTACTGCTTAATCAGAAGTTAAGCCCTGCGGCTGTTGAATCTGAGAGTGACAAACTGAAGTTATCAATGCTAATTCGTACCTTCTTTAACCATCACAAAGGCTGGCATGTTCAATACAATATTGTTTCTCGTGAGACTTTATTAGCCGCGAAGAAGAACCCAGAACAATACCGCGATCTGGTTGTTCGAGTTGCAGGTTATTCGGCATTTTTTACGGCATTATCACCGGATGCGCAGGACGATATCATTGCTCGCACGGAACATGAGTTGTAA
- a CDS encoding winged helix-turn-helix domain-containing protein has protein sequence MNTVRSIVETTRASELSFLEQVFDEHGPDVIGLYGIPGVGKTTLLNQFIKRHSNQCLTINCQHLEPTPKAFIKKLSKLTNCEDNLSSICCSIAPKTILVIDQFESLNLIETWLRREFVPHMHGQLRLIFSGRIHPDRQWVINPPDNSEFRCMKLNSLSFSAAVSYLQTLGHTQIVAMGINQFAHGHPLALQLASSAVLEQSQRKLNEIPPNDVVQTLVQYFVEDIKDHQLKQALEATAIVRRIYEPLLTAMLNVEENVGACLYNALSEIEFVEHREDGLSLHDILKNVISANMKSQYPIRYCQYRHRACVLLNEEMRHSSPSQLWRYTADIIYLVENSVIRSAFFPPFDQREYSVEPADEHNRDAIFAIIEKHEAPEMYRVYQQWWEKQINTFHCIKNSSNQTVGFYCLIKPGDVSLELINQDPITSLWAQHLSNDKNNCNLNQCLFIRRWLSLNEGESLCGAQAACWLDIKRAYLEMRPELRRVYLTVNDLQPYSLIATELGFQVLDLDYQINDKSYYSAMLDMGEGSVDDWVSKRLIQEVNQEQTNLEFPDWFDRNARQLVLSHTRIDLTPLEFGTLELLLSQQGTVITRKTLLKQVWKIEYEGSSNVVDTIIRSLRRKLDDKADIIQSVRGVGYRYRLNEK, from the coding sequence ATGAACACGGTGAGGTCTATTGTAGAAACAACACGTGCTTCCGAGTTGAGTTTTCTAGAACAAGTATTTGATGAGCATGGCCCTGACGTAATTGGTTTATACGGGATTCCTGGCGTGGGCAAGACTACGCTATTAAATCAATTCATTAAACGTCACTCCAACCAATGTCTGACAATTAACTGCCAACATTTAGAACCAACGCCTAAAGCCTTCATCAAAAAGTTAAGTAAGTTAACCAATTGCGAAGATAATCTCTCTTCAATCTGTTGCTCAATTGCTCCGAAAACGATCTTGGTTATCGATCAGTTTGAATCATTAAACTTAATTGAAACTTGGCTCAGGCGAGAATTTGTACCACATATGCACGGGCAGCTAAGACTCATTTTTTCTGGTCGAATTCATCCCGATAGACAATGGGTCATTAATCCACCAGATAACAGTGAATTCCGCTGTATGAAACTTAACAGTCTCAGTTTTTCTGCTGCGGTTAGCTACTTACAGACTCTTGGTCATACACAAATAGTCGCTATGGGGATCAATCAATTCGCTCATGGACACCCACTAGCCCTTCAACTTGCAAGTTCAGCGGTTCTAGAACAGTCTCAGCGTAAGTTAAATGAAATCCCACCTAATGATGTGGTTCAAACATTGGTACAGTATTTTGTTGAGGATATAAAAGACCATCAGTTAAAACAGGCTTTGGAGGCGACAGCGATTGTCCGTAGGATATACGAGCCATTACTCACTGCGATGTTAAACGTTGAAGAGAATGTAGGTGCGTGTCTTTATAACGCCCTTTCGGAAATAGAATTCGTAGAGCATAGAGAAGATGGGCTGAGCTTACATGACATACTAAAAAACGTCATTTCAGCGAATATGAAATCTCAATACCCAATCCGCTACTGCCAATATAGACATCGTGCCTGTGTGTTGTTAAATGAAGAAATGAGACATTCGTCGCCGAGCCAACTCTGGCGTTATACCGCAGATATTATTTACTTGGTTGAAAACAGTGTTATCCGTTCAGCATTTTTCCCACCATTTGATCAGAGAGAATACAGTGTAGAGCCCGCAGATGAACATAACCGAGATGCGATATTTGCCATCATTGAAAAACACGAAGCTCCAGAGATGTATAGGGTCTACCAGCAATGGTGGGAGAAACAAATAAACACCTTTCACTGTATTAAAAACAGTAGCAATCAAACAGTAGGATTTTACTGCCTGATCAAACCTGGCGATGTATCTCTAGAATTAATCAACCAAGACCCAATCACTTCTCTCTGGGCTCAACATCTCTCTAATGACAAAAACAACTGCAACCTAAACCAATGCTTATTTATCAGGCGCTGGTTATCATTGAACGAAGGAGAATCATTATGTGGTGCACAGGCTGCATGCTGGCTTGATATAAAACGAGCTTATTTGGAAATGAGGCCAGAATTGAGAAGAGTTTATCTGACCGTGAACGATCTACAGCCCTATTCGCTCATCGCGACAGAACTTGGGTTCCAAGTATTGGATTTAGACTACCAGATTAACGATAAATCCTATTATTCAGCAATGCTGGATATGGGAGAAGGCTCTGTAGACGATTGGGTTTCGAAACGATTAATACAGGAGGTCAATCAGGAGCAAACGAATTTGGAGTTCCCTGACTGGTTCGATAGAAACGCCCGCCAATTAGTTCTAAGTCACACTCGTATCGATTTAACCCCCTTAGAATTCGGCACTCTAGAACTGCTACTCAGTCAACAAGGCACAGTGATTACTCGTAAAACGTTGCTTAAACAAGTATGGAAAATAGAGTATGAAGGTTCTAGTAACGTCGTAGATACCATCATACGGTCTTTGAGAAGAAAGTTGGATGATAAGGCCGATATCATCCAGTCAGTGAGAGGCGTTGGTTACCGTTATCGGCTTAACGAAAAGTAA
- a CDS encoding PLP-dependent aminotransferase family protein has product MQKYKQLAEKIIEDIQSTKLKHGDRMLSLRLFAKQHGVSVSTAVSCYQDLEQRGWLEARPQSGFFICSQMPVVATPSWQRFATQLATNVRPRIKPQVKSGPLGIACIALDVTAQRALDKSFRRVMTQSPSRLTQYPNKQGEPVLREALCSHFSQLGFALRPDELVITHGCMDAVKTALQICVNAGDTVAVSSPCFNGLLELLANLGLKVIEIPSVEDGIDLDALERLFQNKQAQAGLFCTTHMNPQGITMSAKQKKRLSLLASQYQVPVIEDDVYFELNHSDKLHLPTAYYDESGYVIWCGSFSKTLSPSYRLGWCRPGKFVAKYTQQYEGVPTLIQTAIADFIQTGAYSRHLKRTRQQLAINKQDYTRFLAQHLPQNSRITQPDGGLVLWLQVAGLSSDKLNAEAIKSNMDIRVGSVFTESQRYDDCVRINIGFALNNEIERLLSELIELINSCLPQDSLQVAMLEAEQLAATSKQQ; this is encoded by the coding sequence ATGCAGAAATACAAACAGTTAGCAGAGAAGATCATTGAAGATATTCAGTCCACCAAACTTAAGCATGGTGACCGTATGCTTTCACTACGTTTGTTTGCCAAACAGCATGGTGTGAGTGTTTCGACGGCGGTAAGTTGCTATCAAGACCTAGAACAAAGAGGGTGGCTCGAAGCTCGTCCTCAGTCGGGTTTCTTTATCTGTTCACAAATGCCGGTTGTGGCTACGCCATCTTGGCAGCGATTTGCGACTCAGCTTGCGACTAATGTTAGGCCACGCATAAAACCTCAAGTTAAATCGGGGCCACTAGGCATCGCTTGCATTGCGTTGGATGTCACAGCGCAACGCGCGTTGGATAAGAGTTTTCGCCGCGTCATGACGCAATCGCCCTCCAGATTGACACAGTATCCAAATAAACAGGGTGAACCTGTTCTGCGGGAAGCTTTGTGCTCTCACTTCAGCCAGTTGGGATTTGCATTGCGTCCGGATGAACTGGTGATTACGCATGGATGTATGGATGCAGTAAAAACGGCATTGCAGATCTGCGTTAATGCTGGGGATACGGTTGCAGTCAGCTCTCCGTGCTTTAACGGGTTGCTGGAACTACTTGCCAACTTGGGTTTAAAAGTCATTGAGATTCCATCTGTAGAAGATGGCATCGATCTCGATGCTCTGGAGCGGCTGTTTCAAAACAAGCAAGCGCAAGCAGGGCTGTTTTGCACCACGCACATGAACCCTCAAGGCATTACCATGTCGGCTAAACAGAAAAAGCGCTTAAGTCTGCTCGCAAGCCAGTATCAAGTTCCTGTGATTGAAGATGACGTGTATTTCGAACTGAATCATTCGGATAAATTGCATTTGCCGACGGCTTATTACGATGAAAGTGGCTATGTGATTTGGTGTGGTTCTTTCTCTAAGACTCTTTCACCAAGCTACCGTTTGGGTTGGTGCCGACCTGGTAAGTTCGTTGCAAAATATACTCAACAGTACGAGGGCGTACCCACGCTTATTCAAACTGCGATAGCAGACTTCATTCAAACGGGCGCTTACAGCCGACATCTCAAGCGCACCAGACAGCAGTTGGCGATCAACAAGCAAGATTACACCCGCTTCTTAGCTCAGCATTTGCCGCAAAACAGCCGCATTACTCAGCCTGATGGTGGTCTGGTACTTTGGCTTCAGGTCGCTGGTTTAAGTTCAGATAAACTCAATGCCGAGGCGATTAAATCAAATATGGACATACGGGTTGGCAGCGTATTTACCGAATCGCAACGCTACGATGATTGTGTTCGAATTAATATTGGGTTTGCTCTAAACAACGAAATTGAGCGCTTACTGAGTGAGCTTATTGAGCTGATTAATAGCTGTCTGCCGCAGGATTCTTTGCAAGTCG